From the genome of Primulina huaijiensis isolate GDHJ02 chromosome 11, ASM1229523v2, whole genome shotgun sequence:
CCATTTCATGGTACAAGGCATAGTATTGGGACACAAAATATTGGAGTATGGAATAGAGGTGGATAAGGCAAAAGTGGAAGTTATCAAGAACTTACCACCTCCGACATCCATAaagggagttagaagttttctaggcCACGCCGGTTTTTATCGGtgttttattaaagatttttctaaaattgccaAGCCTCTATCTTCTTTACTTATGAAATATGTGCCGTTTGATTTTAAGTCTGACTATCTGCAGGCATACAATGATTTAAAGGAGCGCTTGGTGATGGCTCCTGTTTTGGTTGTACCAGATTGGGATCTACCCTTCGAGATCATGTGCGATGCCAGTAATACGGCGGTTGGTGCTGTTCTTGGCCAGCGGAAAAACAaggtatttcatacaatttacTACGCAAGTAAAACCCCCAGATGAGGCTCAATTAAATTATGAAACCACTGAAAAGGAATTACTTGCAGTAGTATTCACGCTTGACAAATTTCATTCGTATCTTGTTTTGTCCAAAGTCATTGTTTACACAGACCACTCTGCACTGAAATATTTACTTGCTAAgaaagatgcaaagccacgcctACTGAGGTGGATTTAATTGTTACAAGATTTTGATTTAGAAATAAAGGATAAGAAGGGTGTTGAGAATGTGGTAGCTGATCACTTGTCAATATTGGAGCTTATTAGTAATAACTGTGTAGATCATGCCATTAATGATTGGTTTCCTGATGAGCAGCTGTTTGAGGTGAAACAATGTCTTTGGTATGCAAATTTTGCTAACTTTATTGTCACAGGCACACCACCACCCAATCTATCGTTTCACCAAcgaaagaaattattttctaaCGTGAAGCAATATTTTTGGGAGGAACCATTTTTGTTTAAGATTTGTGCAGATTCCATGATAAGAAGGTGTGTTGCAGAGGAAGAATTTGGTCAAATTCTCGACCATTGTCATGATCGTGAGGTAAGTTGTCATTTTTGACCAACAAGGACAACATCTAAGGTACTTGAATGTGGCTTCTATTGGCCGACCCTATTTAAAGATGCTCGTTCTTATGTGCTTGCCTGTGATAAATGCCAGCGGACGGGTAACATCTCTAACGGTCATGAAATGCCATTAAACAATATCATTGAGTGTGAGGTTTTTGATGTGTGTGGGATAGACTTCATGGGACATTTTCCCAGTTCgttcacaaaaaaatatattttggttgtGGTAGGCTATGTTTCTAAGTGGGTAGAGGCAGAAGTATGTGCCACTAATGATGCTCAAGTGGtcctgaaatttttaaagaaaaatatttttaatagattTGAAAAACCACAagcaatcattagtgatggtgACACCCATTTTTGCAACAAACTATTTGAAAAACGTTTGAGCAAATATAGTGTCACACATAAGATCTCTACCCCTTATTAACCCCAGACAAGTAGTCAAGTGGAATTGTCTAACCGAGAGATCAAACTGATTTTGGAAAAAGTGGTTGGTGTCAGTCGGAAAGACTGGTCTGTGAGGTTAGATGATGCTctttgggcatatagaactgcttgtaaaacacctataggcactacaccatataggttaTTGTTTGGTAAAGCATGTCATTTACTTGTAGAGTCAGAGCATCGGGCATACTGGGCAACAAAGGCACTGAACTTTAACTTCACTGATAAATGTGAACGACGTCTGCTTC
Proteins encoded in this window:
- the LOC140988345 gene encoding uncharacterized protein encodes the protein MVQGIVLGHKILEYGIEVDKAKVEVIKNLPPPTSIKGVRSFLGHAGFYRCFIKDFSKIAKPLSSLLMKYVPFDFKSDYLQAYNDLKERLVMAPVLVVPDWDLPFEIMCDASNTAVGAVLGQRKNKDKKGVENVVADHLSILELISNNCVDHAINDWFPDEQLFEVKQCLWYANFANFIVTDSMIRRCVAEEEFGQILDHCHDRERTGNISNGHEMPLNNIIECEVFDVCGIDFMGHFPSSFTKKYILVVVGYVSKWVEAEAYDLALSYKEKTKRAHDKRIIEREFKEGENVLLYNSRLRLFCGKLKSRLSGTFVISKVYPSGAVEIQDGKDEKFTVNAQRLKH